A DNA window from Porites lutea chromosome 6, jaPorLute2.1, whole genome shotgun sequence contains the following coding sequences:
- the LOC140941800 gene encoding liprin-alpha-1-like, whose protein sequence is MMCDIMPTISEDPPEINYGQNEETNFEQLMVNMLDERDKLMETLRETQDSLALTRAKLTECQKEKDGLMNHLETVLNNGDDQLIERLAGLDGIISDAGNDLKQDSDKNRVRVLAEDFATMVKELNQAREQLLEKDEEISELKSERCNTRLLLEHLECLVARHERSLRMTVVKRQAATTGGVSSEVEVLKALKSLFEHHKALDEKVRERLRQAIEKGNALEGELEETREKLRELEQENEDIRLRNLRRVRTEEKLHTSSENCVENGDEGSDRVKHLSNGPVSHDISAHEEQMEEMQFVLDKRAKEVERLTRENKDLKERCTTLEEELRICNKQLDRGNTSIQRLERDLDEAAAQKSDMEDRITTLEKRYVRLQHEVTALNDDNERLETELASKESELIQAEEKIRLQQERLELAEQNLNQSLRKAEALPKIEEELAVQMAALNEAAEKHVSAEETLQQLQAQVQDLQAELNRAREREKMNEDHNARLSNTIDKLLGESNERLQVHLKERMAALEEKAALTQELTVVKSQVEDLQREKEILALELGRLNEEFEKLKSKGVIDATVNGPVVHFSEPVKRETKGRAGIEDSPSRVFTLNEQEWQKLEQESVLKNVAMAFDTNRLSDIESDAGSETSEDKGVGGDAQTLASLLQQQIDVINKELSQLQEEHKSTERKAQVLERSAVKTPMHKDMYSASQQVHELVASSTSFPFPPLDPMDTTPIWVRSSKENSLNTLEDAHTPPTPSSTASDSTESSKPSQSGITSSLSPDDAANTVPSTNGIIKTRDSSADSLPSITSTTSSAESLSKNKAHKKGIKGSFGRIFGNKPKTKQKDSGEVPTDSYLMPGEPVPGGSGQRELDRRIKNKSHLLAEALAAGTPFALWNAPTVVAWLELWVGMPAWYVAACKANVKSGAIMSALSDTEIQHEIGISNPLHRLKLRLAIQEIVTLTSPSSPTTNRNSLVYGEMNHDWIANEWLPSLGLAQYKSSFQECLVDARMLEHISKKEYQKYLKVVDSFHRHSLQCGVKCLGFMNYDRRLLEKRRQMCADESKDVLVWSNDRVITWLKKIGLSEYADNLPGTGVHGAVIALDETFDHSTLAYALQIPSQNTQTRHVLERDFNWLLANATDREIVDELGNGGEFKRSKSWRKMFKQRDKGKDKTKEKEPVRKNSSGSESSLSQSSVTSSPKTSAKNTKHGVASNDSKASDALITSSNLA, encoded by the exons GATTTTGCAACAATGGTGAAGGAACTTAACCAAGCCAGAGAGCAACTCCTAGAAAAAGATGAAGAAATTAGTGAACTGAAGTCGGAGAGGTGTAATACAAGA CTTCTTCTTGAGCATTTAGAGTGTTTAGTAGCACGGCATGAAAGGTCATTAAGGATGACAGTTGTCAAACGACAGGCAGCCACAACAGGTGGTGTATCATCTGAAGTAGAAGTTCTGAAGGCTCTAAAGTCACTTTTTGAACACCACAAAGCTCTGGATGAAAAG gtgCGTGAGAGACTCAGGCAGGCTATAGAAAAGGGTAATGCACTAGAAGGAGAGCTAGAAGAAACAAGGGAAAAG CTCAGAGAGCTTGAACAGGAGAATGAAGATATAAGACTTCGGAATCTCAGAAGAGTTAGAACCGAAGAAAAACTCCACACTTCAAGTGAAAACTGTGTAGAAAATGGTGATGAAGGTTCTGATAGGGTGAAG CATCTCTCCAATGGTCCTGTTAGTCACGATATAAGTGCACATGAAGAGCAAATGGAAGAGATGCAGTTTGTTCTTGACAAACGAGCCAAGGAGGTTGAAAGG cttacaagagaaaataaagactTAAAAGAGAGATGCACAACTCTCGAAGAAGAATTAAGAATATGTAATAAACAACTTGATCGAGGAAATACCTCTATACAGAGACTGGAAAGAGATTTAGATGAG gcAGCAGCACAGAAATCAGACATGGAGGATAGAATAACAACCTTGGAAAAGCGTTATGTGAGACTTCAGCATGAGGTTACAGCActtaatgatgataatgaacgACTAGAAACCGAGTTGGCAAGTAAAGAAAGTGAACTTATACAG GCAGAGGAGAAGATCCGGCTACAGCAAGAAAGACTGGAACTTGCTGAGCAGAACCTTAACCAGTCCTTGCGAAAAGCTGAAGCATTGCCAAAAATTGAGGAAGAACTAGCTGTCCAAATGGCTGCTTTGAATGAG GCTGCCGAGAAACATGTCTCTGCTGAAGAGACTTTACAGCAGCTGCAAGCCCAAGTTCAGGATCTCCAGGCAGAACTCAATAGG gcacgtgaaagagaaaaaatgaatgaagaTCATAATGCTAGGTTATCAAACACAATTGACAAACTACTGGGTGAATCAAACGAAAGATTACAGGTTCACCTCAAAGAGCGAATGGCTGCATTGGAAGAGAAG GCTGCTTTAACTCAAGAACTTACTGTAGTAAAGTCACAAGTTGAAGATCTCCAAAGAGAGAAG gAAATATTAGCTCTAGAACTGGGAAGGCtgaatgaagaatttgaaaagttaaaatccaag GGTGTCATTGATGCAACTGTAAATGGTCCTGTTGTGCACTTCAG TGAACCCGTCAAACGAGAGACAAAAGGTCGTGCTGGAATAGAGGATTCACCCAGTCGAGTATTCACGCTCAATGAACAGGAATGGCAAAAGCTTGAACAGGAAAGTGTGCTAAAAAATGTTGCCATGGCATTTGACACAAATCGATTGTCTGACATTGAAAGTGATGCTGGTAGTGAAACATCAGAGGACAAAGGTGTAGGCGGTGATGCACAGACACTGGCATCATTGTTACAGCAGCAGATAGATGTTATTAACAAGGAACTCAG TCAATTACAAGAGGAGCACAAGTCAACAGAAAGAAAAGCCCAGGTCCTGGAAAGATCTGCAGTAAAAACACCTATGCATAAAGATATGTATTCAGCTTCTCAACAAGTACAT GAGCTGGTTGCATCATCTACATCTTTCCCATTTCCTCCTCTTGATCCAATGGACACAACACCAATCTGG GTGAGATCAAGTAAGGAGAATTCACTTAATACTCTTGAAGATGCCCACACGCCACCCACACCAAGCTCAACTGCATCTGATTCAACAGAGAGTTCTAAACCCAGTCAGTCAGGCATAACGTCTAGTTTATCACCGGATGATGCTGCAAATACGGTTCCTTCTACAAATGGCATAATCAAAACAAG GGATAGTTCAGCAGACTCTTTGCCAAGTATCACTAGTACAACCAGTAGTGCAGAATCATTATCCAAGAACAAAGCACATAAAAAGGGGATCAAAGGATCTTTTGGGCGTATTTTTGGCAATAAACCAAAAACTAAGCAAAAGGACTCTGGGGAAGTCCCCACAGACTCTTACTTGATGCCTGGTGAACCAGTTCCAGGAGGTTCAGGGCAGCGAGAGTTAGACaggagaataaaaaataaatcacaCCTGTTAGCGGAGGCATTAGCAGCTGGTACACCTTTTGCTTTATGGAATGCACCCACTGTTGTGGCTTGGCTAGAG TTGTGGGTTGGCATGCCTGCTTGGTATGTTGCTGCTTGTAAAGCAAATGTGAAGAGTGGAGCAATAATGTCG gcttTGTCAGATACTGAGATTCAGCATGAGATTGGGATATCCAATCCTCTACATCGACTCAAGTTACGACTTGCCATTCAAGAGATTGTTACTCTTACAAGTCCATCCTCACCTACAACTAACAGAAAT TCATTAGTCTATGGTGAAATGAACCACGATTGGATTGCCAATGAGTGGCTTCCAAGTCTAGGTCTTGCTCAATACAAG AGCTCTTTTCAAGAATGTTTAGTAGATGCAAGAATGCTGGAACACATCAGCAAAAAGGaatatcaaaaatatttgaaagTAGTTGATAGTTTTCACAG GCACAGCTTACAGTGTGGTGTTAAATGTTTAGGATTTATGAATTATGATAGGCGG TTGctagagaaaagaagacaaatGTGTGCAGACGAGTCAAAAG ATGTACTTGTCTGGAGTAACGATCGTGTAATTACATGGCTTAAGAAGATTGGACTGTCAGAATATGCAGACAATCTTCCTGGCACTGGAGTACATGGGGCAGTTATTGCTTTGGATGAGACTTTTGATCACAGTACTCTAGCGTATGCCCTACAGATACCCAGTCAGAACACACAA ACACGTCATGTTCTTGAGCGAGATTTCAACTGGCTCTTGGCAAATGCCACTGACAGGGAAATTGTAGATGAA CTTGGCAATGGTGGTGAGTTTAAACGTTCCAAGTCTTGGCGAAAGATGTTTAAGCAGCGAGATAAAGGAAAAGACAAGACCAAAGAGAAGGAACCTGTAAGAAAGAACTCCTCTGGATCTGAATCATCACTCAGTCAATCAAGTGTCACTTCATCTCCAAAGACATCagcaaaaaatacaaagcatGGTGTAGCAAGTAATGACAGTAAAGCTTCag ATGCTCTGATTACAAGCAGCAATCTTGCGTAG